The following proteins are encoded in a genomic region of Bernardetia sp. MNP-M8:
- a CDS encoding Lrp/AsnC ligand binding domain-containing protein, giving the protein MTKNSQIDSCDLRILSELTDDAKLPYTEVADRVFVSGGTVHVRMKKMQDLGIVKGASLTIDYAKLGYDVTAFLGIYLERSSMYDESVEQLSKIPEILSLHYTTGAYSIFAKIICRDTKHLREVLHDKIQKVPGIVRTETFISLEERVERAPLLKQLAEESKNEDV; this is encoded by the coding sequence ATGACTAAAAATTCTCAAATCGATAGCTGTGATTTACGCATTTTATCTGAACTTACAGATGATGCAAAATTGCCTTACACGGAGGTTGCTGACAGAGTATTTGTTTCAGGTGGAACAGTACATGTTAGGATGAAAAAAATGCAGGATTTGGGCATCGTAAAGGGAGCTTCCCTAACGATTGATTATGCCAAATTAGGCTATGATGTTACTGCTTTTCTAGGAATTTATTTAGAGCGAAGTTCCATGTATGATGAGTCTGTTGAACAGTTATCCAAAATTCCAGAAATTTTGAGTTTACATTATACAACAGGTGCATACAGTATTTTTGCCAAAATTATTTGCCGAGATACAAAGCATTTAAGAGAAGTTTTACACGACAAAATCCAGAAAGTACCTGGGATTGTCAGAACTGAAACCTTTATTTCTTTAGAGGAACGTGTAGAACGTGCGCCTCTTTTAAAACAACTCGCAGAAGAAAGCAAAAATGAAGATGTATAA
- a CDS encoding DUF4271 domain-containing protein, translating into MSVQNSAMASSVLPTVESSSIYQTLSEKWVVYDEDLESYVPYLPTVHSQYRALHLIFDFNKNLSDYKNNYLGIALPQDAKLFWNTRFSSIVTEKEYIEVSFDSLISLYSDKEKFKNFNGFLMLTVYQEKPQNQILEAYSAYILTQKNSFSERKTTKKEEINPITLQKPKLPLPDWILMINWLMVGIIVVFSVSIYPLVGREAFGEFWSYFFRPAKAFKRTELLPQIGYVIYFSLVMGFVWIFYNYVELYGTTTTNFFLIKNSLFSFVLNWLYAAFWCLCIAIFRLSWIQLMGKLFFKSSQISEQHTQALILGNTFAMSVIFIVTILFSFLIDSFYSPSSSTIINTTNSSFLYYFVLSVALSILTHSLLVSYYLFTRTNAGKLYLFSYLCATEIIPLLIVSKWIISVS; encoded by the coding sequence TTGAGTGTTCAAAATTCTGCGATGGCTTCGTCTGTGTTACCTACTGTTGAATCTAGCTCAATTTATCAAACTTTGAGTGAAAAATGGGTAGTTTATGATGAAGATTTAGAGAGTTATGTTCCTTATTTACCAACAGTTCATAGTCAGTACAGAGCTTTACATTTGATTTTTGATTTCAATAAAAACCTCTCTGATTATAAGAATAATTATTTAGGCATTGCGTTGCCACAAGATGCAAAACTATTTTGGAATACTCGTTTTTCTTCTATTGTTACAGAAAAAGAATACATAGAAGTTTCGTTTGATAGCCTGATAAGTTTATATTCTGATAAAGAAAAATTTAAAAATTTTAATGGATTTTTAATGCTGACAGTTTACCAAGAAAAGCCTCAAAATCAAATCCTTGAAGCCTACTCTGCTTATATTCTCACTCAAAAAAATAGTTTTAGTGAAAGAAAAACAACTAAAAAAGAAGAAATAAATCCAATAACCCTACAAAAACCTAAATTACCTCTTCCAGATTGGATATTAATGATAAACTGGCTGATGGTTGGAATTATTGTTGTTTTTTCGGTCAGTATCTATCCTCTAGTTGGTAGAGAAGCATTTGGAGAATTTTGGAGTTATTTTTTCAGACCTGCCAAAGCTTTTAAAAGAACCGAACTATTACCTCAAATTGGGTATGTAATTTATTTTAGTTTGGTAATGGGTTTTGTATGGATTTTTTATAACTATGTAGAACTTTATGGAACAACTACAACTAACTTTTTTCTTATAAAAAACAGTCTATTTTCTTTTGTCTTAAATTGGCTTTATGCTGCTTTTTGGTGTTTGTGTATTGCTATTTTTAGGTTGTCTTGGATTCAATTGATGGGAAAACTTTTCTTCAAAAGTAGTCAGATTAGCGAGCAACATACACAGGCTCTTATCTTAGGAAATACATTTGCAATGAGTGTGATTTTTATAGTAACAATATTATTCTCTTTCTTAATTGACTCTTTTTATAGTCCTTCTTCAAGCACAATAATTAATACTACAAATAGTTCTTTCCTCTATTATTTTGTTCTTTCAGTAGCACTTTCTATTCTAACTCACAGTTTGTTAGTTAGTTATTATTTGTTTACACGAACAAATGCTGGTAAGTTGTATCTTTTTTCGTACCTTTGCGCCACCGAAATAATTCCCCTTTTGATAGTTTCAAAATGGATTATCTCAGTTTCTTAG